A single genomic interval of Candidatus Atribacteria bacterium ADurb.Bin276 harbors:
- a CDS encoding Phenylacetate-coenzyme A ligase, translating to MYWEKEIETLDRDQLVQLQSKRLQETMQRAAKTSYYKKLFTQNHIQPEKILTTKDLQNIPPTSKEDLRSGFPYGFLAKPLEEVVRLHSSSGTTGVPTVIYHTAADIDSWSNLVARSLYGVGVRKNDIFQNMMSYGLFTGGLGMHYGAEKIGTLVIPIAAGNSKRQIWFLKNFQTTVTHIIPSYALLLSNLIKSEGLDSSRDLNLKIMLIGAEPHSEETRHRIEELYQAKAFNSYGLSEMNGPGVAFECAYQTGLHVWEDAYFLEIVNPKTLEPCPAGELGEMVLTTLCRQATPILRYRTKDLAYWIDEPCPCGRTHYRISRIQGRTDDMFIYHGVNIFPIQIDKVLMNNPEVGSNYLITLERKDLRDTMKIEIEIKPELFIGDLPKLERLRERIQAEIRSETLVTPEIVLVEPGTLPTTEGKAVRVIDKRQL from the coding sequence TTGTATTGGGAAAAGGAGATCGAAACATTGGATCGAGATCAATTGGTCCAACTGCAATCAAAACGGTTGCAAGAAACCATGCAGCGGGCAGCAAAAACATCCTATTATAAGAAATTGTTCACACAAAATCATATTCAACCGGAAAAAATATTAACCACCAAGGATCTGCAAAACATCCCTCCTACGTCCAAAGAAGACTTGCGGAGTGGGTTTCCTTATGGTTTTTTAGCCAAACCACTGGAAGAAGTGGTTCGTCTTCACTCGTCATCTGGAACGACCGGTGTTCCAACTGTTATTTATCATACTGCTGCTGATATTGACTCTTGGTCAAATTTGGTGGCACGTTCACTCTATGGGGTGGGGGTCCGGAAGAATGATATATTTCAAAATATGATGAGCTATGGCCTTTTTACTGGAGGTCTTGGCATGCATTATGGAGCTGAAAAAATCGGTACCTTGGTGATACCGATTGCAGCAGGAAACAGTAAACGTCAAATCTGGTTTCTTAAAAACTTTCAAACGACAGTGACACATATTATTCCGAGCTATGCCCTCCTGCTTTCCAACCTGATTAAAAGTGAAGGCTTAGATTCGTCTCGAGATTTAAACTTGAAGATCATGCTGATTGGAGCTGAGCCCCACAGCGAAGAAACCCGTCACCGAATCGAGGAGCTTTATCAAGCAAAAGCATTCAATTCCTATGGTTTATCCGAAATGAATGGTCCTGGAGTCGCCTTTGAATGCGCCTATCAGACTGGATTACACGTTTGGGAAGACGCTTATTTTTTAGAAATTGTTAATCCAAAAACACTCGAGCCATGCCCAGCTGGCGAACTGGGTGAAATGGTTCTCACTACTCTTTGCCGACAAGCAACTCCTATACTCCGTTACCGTACTAAAGATTTGGCTTATTGGATCGATGAACCATGTCCTTGTGGGAGAACCCATTACCGGATATCTCGAATTCAAGGACGGACTGATGACATGTTTATTTACCACGGAGTAAACATTTTCCCGATACAAATCGATAAAGTATTGATGAACAATCCTGAAGTTGGTTCAAACTATCTCATCACCTTAGAGAGAAAAGACCTTCGCGATACGATGAAAATCGAAATAGAAATTAAACCCGAACTCTTTATTGGTGACCTTCCCAAGCTGGAAAGGTTGAGAGAACGCATTCAGGCAGAAATTCGTTCAGAAACATTAGTCACTCCAGAAATCGTCTTAGTTGAACCAGGGACCCTTCCCA